A region of Salvia splendens isolate huo1 chromosome 17, SspV2, whole genome shotgun sequence DNA encodes the following proteins:
- the LOC121775245 gene encoding polyphenol oxidase I, chloroplastic-like, which translates to MASLQFSFTALSSAPKPRSSRLPGRSHRSQISCSGDGGGGIDRRNMLLGLGGLYGAGSSLGRKAEALPILPPDLSTCDPTGATTTRRVGDKQEVVKLDVNCCPPFTDKQGDYKLPVFTKLRRRQSAHRLSPANLAKYKKAMAKMRELDVTDPDDPRGFTQQANIHCAYCNGPYDQVGHPGVDLQVHNSWTFFPFHRWYLYFYERILGELIGDPTFALPYWNWDNPRGMSMPMAFDDPSSSLYDEDRNQAHRRPAVVDLALNSGITDPVQLISNNLALMYKEMVSDVETAVDFLGTEYRAGDDPHAFALGGTSERGSHTGIHAWVGDPRNDLKEDMGNFYSAGRDPIFYCHHANVDRMWTIWDKIPASYSKKVDDDDFKNSSFMFYDEKKNLVRVKISDCLDHRKLGYEYEYSDTPWINSRPPQRAVPANLKELAKGLPTADKVFPLKLVKTVKFLVPKPAKGKADEALLLENIVTDNSKLIKFDVFINDEDDKPDELDRAEYVGSFTQLPHRVKGKESVNNLRLNLREVYENINIADDDAVVITIVPLISGDAVTIGGIKIIRRRPRK; encoded by the coding sequence ATGGCTTCCCTTCAATTCTCCTTCACCGCTCTCTCCTCCGCCCCGAAACCCCGCAGCTCCCGCCTCCCTGGCCGGAGTCACCGCTCTCAAATCTCATGTAGCGGCGATGGAGGCGGCGGCATAGACCGCCGCAACATGCTCCTAGGCCTGGGAGGTCTGTATGGCGCGGGCAGCAGCCTCGGCCGCAAGGCTGAGGCTCTCCCGATCCTGCCTCCCGACCTGAGCACCTGCGACCCCACAGGCGCCACCACCACCCGCCGCGTGGGTGACAAGCAGGAGGTCGTGAAGCTCGACGTCAACTGCTGCCCGCCCTTCACGGACAAGCAGGGAGACTACAAGCTCCCTGTCTTCACAAAGCTCAGGCGGAGGCAGTCTGCCCACCGCCTGAGCCCCGCAAACCTTGCTAAATACAAGAAAGCAATGGCGAAAATGCGGGAACTCGACGTGACCGACCCGGACGACCCTAGGGGCTTCACGCAGCAAGCGAACATCCACTGCGCTTACTGCAATGGCCCCTACGACCAGGTCGGCCACCCCGGGGTCGACCTCCAAGTCCACAACTCATGGACTTTCTTCCCTTTCCATAGATGGtacttatatttttatgagaggATCTTAGGTGAACTCATTGGAGACCCCACCTTCGCCTTGCCCTACTGGAACTGGGACAACCCCAGGGGCATGAGCATGCCCATGGCATTCGACGACCCATCCTCGTCTCTGTACGACGAGGACAGGAATCAGGCCCACCGCCGCCCGGCCGTGGTGGACCTGGCCCTGAACAGCGGCATAACCGACCCGGTCCAGCTCATCTCCAACAACTTGGCCCTCATGTACAAGGAAATGGTCAGCGATGTCGAAACCGCCGTTGACTTTTTGGGGACCGAGTACCGAGCAGGCGACGATCCCCATGCCTTCGCCCTCGGGGGCACTTCCGAGCGTGGATCCCACACTGGGATCCACGCTTGGGTTGGAGACCCGAGAAACGACCTCAAAGAGGATATGGGAAACTTCTACTCGGCCGGGCGGGACCCGATTTTCTACTGCCATCACGCAAACGTCGACAGAATGTGGACGATCTGGGATAAAATCCCGGCGAGCTACTCGAAAAAGGTCGACGACGACGACTTCAAGAACTCGTCCTTCATGTTCTACGACGAGAAGAAGAACCTCGTCCGGGTCAAGATATCAGACTGCTTGGATCACAGGAAGTTGGGATACGAGTACGAATACAGCGACACGCCATGGATCAACTCAAGGCCGCCGCAGAGGGCCGTCCCGGCCAACCTCAAGGAGCTCGCGAAAGGGCTCCCGACCGCAGACAAAGTCTTCCCTCTCAAGCTAGTGAAAACAGTCAAGTTTCTGGTGCCGAAgccggcaaaggggaaggcggACGAAGCGCTATTGCTGGAGAATATCGTCACGGATAACAGCAAGCTCATCAAGTTTGACGTGTTCATCAACGATGAAGACGACAAGCCTGATGAGCTTGACAGGGCTGAGTACGTCGGGTCGTTTACTCAGCTGCCGCACAGGGTTAAGGGGAAGGAGAGCGTGAACAATCTTCGGTTGAACTTGAGGGAAGTGTACGAGAACATCAACATTGCTGATGATGATGCTGTTGTTATCACCATTGTTCCGCTGATCAGCGGCGACGCGGTCACCATTGGTGGTATTAAGATCATTCGCCGCCGGCCGCGTAAGTAG